In the genome of Actinomadura graeca, one region contains:
- a CDS encoding DUF305 domain-containing protein, with protein sequence MKYGALALLAAGVLLLVVQCGASGGPPPGSAAERGGRGFNATDVMFLQMMVPHQGQGVRLVRLARGRPVRPEVATLAAAIESTQLREVSDMAARLRTWHRPPAAPAHAHAAHGGMPVTAQAELDALDRTPADRFERAFLNLLIAHQDDAVQMARMEAGGGQDAWTRRLAENVDRSRSAQITRMLTILGPRSQHNPSQR encoded by the coding sequence ATGAAGTACGGCGCATTGGCCCTGCTCGCCGCGGGCGTCCTGCTGCTGGTCGTCCAGTGCGGGGCGTCCGGCGGCCCGCCGCCCGGCTCCGCCGCCGAGCGCGGCGGGCGCGGGTTCAACGCCACGGACGTGATGTTCCTGCAGATGATGGTCCCGCACCAGGGGCAGGGTGTGCGCCTGGTGCGGCTGGCCCGCGGGCGTCCCGTCCGGCCCGAGGTCGCGACGCTCGCCGCGGCCATCGAGAGCACGCAGCTCAGGGAGGTCTCGGACATGGCGGCCCGCCTGCGGACGTGGCACCGTCCGCCGGCCGCCCCGGCGCACGCGCACGCCGCGCACGGCGGGATGCCCGTGACCGCCCAGGCCGAGCTGGACGCGCTGGACCGGACCCCCGCCGACCGGTTCGAACGCGCTTTCCTCAACCTCCTGATCGCCCATCAGGACGACGCCGTCCAGATGGCGCGGATGGAGGCAGGCGGCGGCCAGGACGCGTGGACCCGTCGGCTGGCCGAGAACGTCGACCGCTCCCGGTCGGCGCAGATCACGCGGATGCTGACGATCCTCGGCCCCCGCTCCCAGCACAATCCATCCCAGAGGTAG